TCCTCCCCTTTTCTGTGTGCAGATGACCCAGCTGCCCAGCTGGATTTCTCCCAGGGCGAAGAGAACGAGCCACGAGTTCCAGAGCTCCAGGACATCCAGGGGAAGGAGGCCACCCAGCCCGTCTGCTTGGGTGAGTCACGACTCCAAAATGGGAGGAAGCTGCAGGCGGGCTGCTGCCTGCCACCTCTGTGCAGCCCTATGTCACCTGGATTCTGTCTTAGTAGAACATGTCTTGCCTCCTCCCCAACTCCTTGCAGAAAGGGTGTGGAGTCACACTCTCTCAACCAGGCTCTAGGACACGATGGCTCTGCAGGCTGCATTCATTTATGTGGCATCTGTGAGGGGCATGGGGGCCTCTGGGAGTCCCACCACACAAGTGGAAATGACCACAGGGATGGCAGTGGCTGGTCCACAGTCAGGTGATAGGGCGGAACCAGGACCCACGTGGGTTCCAACTAGCTTCAGAACCCGTGTTGCCTGCTGACTTACTTGCTCTACAAACACTGAGTGGACGCCCGAGAGGGAGCTCAGGGCTGCCTCAGATCCCAGCCAGACGTCTATTAAGATGCCTCCCCAGGTGGTGCTGTAGCTGCAGGACAAActaacttttccattttcttctctggaaagaCTTTCCAAGTCTCCAGCCACTCCAGGtcgaagaaagaagaaaaagggatgaCCTGCAGGTGCCAGAGTTCCAGGCCTGTGAGCAGATGGCGCTCACTCAGAGCACCTGCCCAAGTAAGGACGGCCTGGAGGTGTGGGGAGTGCGCCTATGTGTGCATGTGGTGCCATCGACAGGTGTGTGTCTGGTGTGctgcatgtgtgtggtgtgtgtgcatgcccGTGTGCTGGTGAGAGGTCCGGAATTGAACTCCCTGAGGTCCCTGCGGATGCTCCTGGGGTTTGTCAGCTGCTTGTGCTGGTTCCCTTTTGCTAGGGCCTTCCAGCTGAGTCCCAGTCCCCTCCTAGTCCCGTTGCAGGTGAAGCAGGTGTGATGCAGCATGGCTAGCCATGTAGGAGTGTGCTTTTTCCCTGAGCACGGAAGGCTAGAGTCCTGGGCAAAGTCTTGGAACTAAAGAGCAACATTGCAGAATGGAACAGCGAAAGGGATCCTGGAGAGTGTGTGCCCCACATGCCCTCACGGGGAGCCAGTATGTGCACTCATTTTGCCAAAAGTCACCGCTTCCAGTGGCCGAGGCTAACATAAGGCCATCTTCAATATCCTCAGGGTTCAGGTGTTCTTCCAAGCACTAAACCCTGCTCtctggttcttttttctcctctgttaaaatatgtttttttcaattccagttggcatacaatattatggCTCTGGTTCTTATTTGAACCCACTGTGACACAGATTTTCCACAGCTGTTGGGACTGACTCGTGCACCGTCTCTTTTACCTGAGATGTGTTTCAGAGGCAAGATTGGCCTGGTATtgtggtaccatgtttcccccaaaataagacctaactagaaaataagccctagcatgagttttcaggatgacatcccctcaacataagccctaatgtgtcttttggagcaaaaaataagacccggtaATTACACCTAGCTTCGTGCAGGACTCACTACCACTTGTGTTCGCCCGATTGTGTGTAGACAAAAGGGGTGTCACATTTATGTAAACCCACAGCAGATCCAGGAGGATGACTCCTCCCAGGCTGAGGGTGGCCATGCATAGGTGCCCGTCTCAGCCGGGCTTGACAGTGCTTGTGCTGCACGTGCCCTTCGGCCCTCTGCCCACCCATCGCCTGTCTCATGCTTTGGAGGGTGCGTGGCTACGCCACAGGGAGCTTCCAGCCTCACTCTCCCTTTCCTGGGCTCTGATATGGCAAGGTGCCCACGGCACAGGACAGGTGACGGATTTCAGAGAGCAGGCACCATTGTTATCTGGATAGCTCCTGTCCACATTCTCTGACAGCAGGTGAGGGGTCCCTGTTCCCATTGCTGCGGGGACTCGTGCAGGATGCCCCCACCCATCCCATCAGCACCAGTGTGAGCAGCACATTCTAACACTGCCCTGAGATGGACTCgcttgtgtttttttgttttcccctgtgGACCGGGTAGTTGCTGTTGTTTAGgccttgtttctgtttttgccCTTCCCCCATCATGCTGGACAAGCTGGCAGTATGTCCCAGGCCTCAGGGTAAGGTCCCCACGCGACCTTGTGCACTGTGTCTGGACAGACCTTCTGAGATAGGTGCTGCCAGTGGGCACAACTCATACAGCAACAGGCGGATCTGGGAGGCTGAAACAACGAATTTATTTCTCACCGTTACGGACGTGGGCGGGTCTGAGGTTAAGGCGCCCGCGAAGCCTGTGAATGGTGCAGGCTCTTCCTGCTTGTAGAGGCTGCTGTCTGGCCATGTGCCCGCTGTGCGCTCACGGCCTTTCCCCAGTGCGTGATGGGGAGCTCTGGTGTCTCCTCTTATGAGGTCACTCTTCCCAACAAGGGCCACCTTCAAGGCACATCTAGTCCTaatgacctcccaaaggcccccccTCCTAACATCACCGCACTGGGGATTAGGCCTTGAATATATGCATTTTGGGGGACACAGGCTCTCAGCCCCTACTGGGCACTGTGACATCTTATTCCTACAGCTGAGGCACGTGATCTAAAGTCGCTCGCACAGGGCCCACACTCAGGCTGTGGGGTCAGACTGCAGAAGTGACCCTGGGCGGTCAGGCCCAGGCCAGGCTCTTCATGGCACATCCCTAAGCCATCACCTGCCTTTTCTATGACATCAGAATTATGGGTCCAAATCCATCACCTCTTATTTGCACATAAtcccttcccccccctttttctAAACCTTATGAGTCTTTCAGCACATAAATTCCTTTTCACATGTTTGAAATGTAGATACGTTTATTcgtctcctttttgtttttgtcttgcaaGAAAGCCTCCCCATCCTAACACTATAAGAATGTATGTTGATACGGCATTTGTCATTCTGCTTTTTCCCATCTGGCTTCCTGTCCTCCCTGCTTCCCCCTCGGCCCCTCCAGTCCACAGATACTCTTAGGGAGTTACTTGCCAGCCTGGGCAGTGCCCCCACTCCACTGATTGGGCTCAATTCCCCAGAAACCTTTGGCAACTTTCactctgctttaattttttcccctgtaaCAGAGACAGGAATCAGCTGTCTTGTGGGCTTATTGTGGAGGACTGCATGATTTAATATACGTAAAAGCACACAGACCCACAACTCTTGCCCATTTCCCTACTGTTATCCTAAAAGtcctcccacaccccacacagCCCGTTATGTATTCCTCACTGCTGAGCTGAGCACTCTCTGGCTTGACTCTCTGGCATTTTGGTCACACGTCGGTCTCAGCTCATCTACTAGGAATGCTTCATACTGCTGTGTGGCTGGCCCACAGCAGCACTATTGGTTGTTCATTCCCCTTTTAGAAGCTCTGCATCTATTTTTGGTCACTTCAGCTGATTTGAGGGGATGTCATCCTGTAGGCACTATGTTACTCTCCTAGGACTGCCATAACTTAGTACCACAGAATGGGCGGCTCAAACAGCAGGAAGTGATAGTTCACAGTCCTGGGGGTGGGAATTCTGAGATCAGGCTGTCAGCAGGGCGGGCTTCTCCTGCAACCTCTGTTCTTGGCGTGTAGACGGCAGTCTCCTCCCTGCACTCTCACAGGCCATCTCTGCGTGTCTGTGTCTTAATCTCTTGTAAGGATGAcagttggattagggcccatcttAATGAtctctttttaacttaattacctcttgaAAGAGCCTAACTCCAAATGTAGTCACATCCTGAGGTATTTGGGATTAGGACTTAAACATAATAGGAATTTTTACGGGATGCAGTTCAGCCCTTAACACTCCAGCCTCTGGTCCAGACCATCAGACAAGATGGTCCTCTACAGAGCTCTCCTGATTACCTCACCTCCATTCCTGGCTTCTCCTCACATAGTTGATTAGAGCCGTGGTTGTCCAGCCAGACCCTTGGGGCTCTCCCACTTTGTGCAGTATGGATAGACTGAGGATTCCCCATGTCTTCAGGTCTCCCTCCCACTCCCTACTCGCATTCTTCCCAACCCCCTTGCCCTGTCTTCTGATGGACACACCCCCTCGGCCCTGGCACTGCCCGATATCTCTGCCTCTGTCCAGCTCCACCTGCCCTCAGGTTCCTGAACCTGTCAGAACCCTCCTCCCTGTAGAAATTAAGTCCAAAATAACCTTGTTCCTACTGATGTCTTGAAGGGTGTAGCACCACTGCCCCCTGGTGTAGACCTGAGCCCCACATTTCAAAAAGTAAGGAACAGAGGCTCTAGGGGAGCCTGTGATGGGCTCTAGGCTGCAGGGCAGGACCTCACAGGCTCCCGGCTGAACACCCACCTGCTCCCCATGGTACCTTCTCTGAACACCACAGACGAGGGGTCCATCGAGTTAGCCCTGGTTGTCAAGTCCAGGACGTCTCTTCTTCCTATTGCCATTGGTGGCCACTGGCAGGCCTCAGATGTGACACTGAGGAGAGATGACCCTGGGTGGTCTAGCACCGTTGAACAGCCTTGGCATCAGACAGCCCAGCAAGACTCAACTGCCACTTCAACCCTCAGCCTTTGTGTGTGTCACCAAGTTTGCAAGGTGTATAACATGGCAAATAATATATCATCGGTTATATCTGGGAACAACTGATGTGCACATGGTCGAGACTCTACACAGATAAATACAAATTCCTAGAGCTTGGAGGGGTCTCAGtgtccagaaaagaaaaggattggGGCTGGAGCTTTTGAGGAAAAGGGCAGGGCAGAGTGGGTCGGGGCAGGATAGCCCTACCCAGGGGGGTTGGCAGTGTACAGTGTTTGCTCCTAGGCTACAGCCTTGCAAGATGTGGCTTTCTGGACCAAGAGCATCTCCCAGGAGGGGCAGGGGTTTTAGGGGTGGGGTATGGCCTGGGCGGCACCACTGACCTGCATATCGCTTTCCTCCAGCCGGAGGTGACGCACCCACCCCCCAGAATGGCCTGGATGAGGAGGTTACCATTGAGATTGTCTTGTCCAGCTCTGGGGACGAAGACTCCCAGCTGGGCCCCTACTGCACAGAGGAGCGGCAGAGTCCGGTGGAGAAGCAGCACAGCCTCCCGGCTGCCCAGGAGAGCGGCGCGCCCGTGGGCAGTGAAGTACAGACCTCCGGGAAGACCTATGTGTGTCCGAACTGCGGGAAGGTCTTCCGCTGGAGGGTCAACTTCATCCGGCACCTGCGCAGCCGCAGGGAGCAGGAGAAGCTGCACGAGTGCTCAGTGTGTGGGGAGCTGTTCAGTGACAGCGAGGACCTGGACGGGCACCTGGAGGCCCACGAGGCCCAGAAACCTTTCCGGTGCGGCTCGTGCGGGAAGAGCTTCCGCCTCAACTCTCACCTGCTCTGCCATAGGCGTGTCCACCTGCCGCTGGGAGGTGGTGAGCAGGAGGAGGCGGGGCCGGCAGGTGGGGTCCCTGACCCTGACGCGCTGCTGGCCGAGGGCCGGACCCGGCTCAGTGTCCAGTGCTGTGACTGCGGGAAGGTGTTCCAGCGGCCGGAACACCTGGCCCGGCACCGCAGCAGCGTGCACCTGAAGGACGAGGCGCGGCCCTTCCGGTGCCGGTACTGTGTCAAAAGCTTCTTGCACAACTCCGACCTCCTGCGCCACCAGCGCCTCCACATGAAGCGCCGCTCCAAGCAGGCGCTGAACTCCTACTGAGTGGCTTCGGACATCCCCACCCCAGGACACATCTGTCCCAGGAAAGACCACATCCTTCTGCCCTTTGCTCTCAGGTAGAAATGAGATGCTAGCCAACTAAGCATCTCTTCTGTCTCTGCTGTGCCAAAAAGCAGGGAGGGAGGCGTGTTACCACCAGCTTTGCCTTGCCCTGTTTTTCCAGTCCGAGAGAACCCCATCCAGTGCTTCCCAAGCAGGCAGAGGGACTGGGCCGCCCCCACGGAGGGGCCCCTTTGGGGTCTGCCCCTTGCCACTGACTCACTACACTCCATCCTGCCCTGTCTGAATCCCCACACCCCATCCTGGGTTCTAGTGTAATGACACTTCCCATCGTACATCAAGAAGCTGCGGTGGGATGATGGGCACGTGGGCAGCAGAGCCAGGCACACCATGTCTGCTATGTCGTCAGAAATCTCAGTCCCCGTCACTATCTGGCCCAAGGAACACCCACAATTATCAGGCAGCCCTTTCAGGGTTGCAGCTCCTTGCCAAGGGGACTTGTGTCACCCTTTTATTTGTGACAGTGGCTGCTGCTTAGGAATTGTGAGCTCGCCAAGGGCAATGCCCACATTTTAAACTGTATGTTGCACACCCTGCCCAAATGTTTCTTTGTATCATGAAGGTCCCGGTAAATGGTTGTGGGGTGGAAGTAGAGTTGTCATCATTTGAAAGGCACTTAAGTCCCCCTTCCCATTCTGTTGTGTCTGGGCAGCGCAGATAACCTGTGAGGTCGAGCTGTGAGTGTCCGTTCACTTAGCGTGCTGGTTGTATTTGTTTGCTAGAGCTGCCTTAACAAAGTACTAAAAATGGGTGGCTTAGGGCAACAGTCTTATTGCCGGGACTAAGGTGGGAAGTCTAAGTTCAAGGGCAGGCTGGGTCCCTGTGAGGGAAGGTGTGCGCCACGCCTGacctccagcttctggtggttctGGCAGTCAGTGGTGTTCCTTGTAGAAGAATCaccccatctctgccttcatcttcatgtGGTGGGTGCCCTGGTGGTCATGTCTAcctccaaatttccccttttcagaGGATAACAGTCATTGGAtcaccccccctccccactccagtaTGCCCCCATCGTAACTAGTACATCTGCGGTGACCGTATTTCCAAGGAAGGTCACA
This Rhinolophus sinicus isolate RSC01 linkage group LG10, ASM3656204v1, whole genome shotgun sequence DNA region includes the following protein-coding sequences:
- the ZNF496 gene encoding zinc finger protein 496 isoform X2; its protein translation is MRSPPGESPGPQGELPSPESSRRLFRRFRYQEAAGPREALQRLWDLCRGWLRPERHSKEQILELLVLEQFLAILPREIQGWVRAQEPESGEQAVAAVEALEREPGRPWQWLKHCEDPVVIDDGDSPRDQEQERLSAEPQSHLAKSQDAQPLALCQGQGLPSRPPDQLSGDPVPEEASLLQEASLRDAQQVTALQLPLNRVSPFKDMIFCFSEEDWSLLDPAQTGFYGEFIIGEDCGVSLPPNDPAAQLDFSQGEENEPRVPELQDIQGKEATQPVCLDFPSLQPLQVEERRKRDDLQVPEFQACEQMALTQSTCPTGGDAPTPQNGLDEEVTIEIVLSSSGDEDSQLGPYCTEERQSPVEKQHSLPAAQESGAPVGSEVQTSGKTYVCPNCGKVFRWRVNFIRHLRSRREQEKLHECSVCGELFSDSEDLDGHLEAHEAQKPFRCGSCGKSFRLNSHLLCHRRVHLPLGGGEQEEAGPAGGVPDPDALLAEGRTRLSVQCCDCGKVFQRPEHLARHRSSVHLKDEARPFRCRYCVKSFLHNSDLLRHQRLHMKRRSKQALNSY
- the ZNF496 gene encoding zinc finger protein 496 isoform X1, translating into MPTALCPRVLAPKESEEPRKMRSPPGESPGPQGELPSPESSRRLFRRFRYQEAAGPREALQRLWDLCRGWLRPERHSKEQILELLVLEQFLAILPREIQGWVRAQEPESGEQAVAAVEALEREPGRPWQWLKHCEDPVVIDDGDSPRDQEQERLSAEPQSHLAKSQDAQPLALCQGQGLPSRPPDQLSGDPVPEEASLLQEASLRDAQQVTALQLPLNRVSPFKDMIFCFSEEDWSLLDPAQTGFYGEFIIGEDCGVSLPPNDPAAQLDFSQGEENEPRVPELQDIQGKEATQPVCLDFPSLQPLQVEERRKRDDLQVPEFQACEQMALTQSTCPTGGDAPTPQNGLDEEVTIEIVLSSSGDEDSQLGPYCTEERQSPVEKQHSLPAAQESGAPVGSEVQTSGKTYVCPNCGKVFRWRVNFIRHLRSRREQEKLHECSVCGELFSDSEDLDGHLEAHEAQKPFRCGSCGKSFRLNSHLLCHRRVHLPLGGGEQEEAGPAGGVPDPDALLAEGRTRLSVQCCDCGKVFQRPEHLARHRSSVHLKDEARPFRCRYCVKSFLHNSDLLRHQRLHMKRRSKQALNSY